The Risungbinella massiliensis sequence CTTAAAGATGGTAGTATAGTGCGAGCGTGGAATTGGTCCAATTCACATGTTATTTTGTTTCGTCGCCAAACCGATGAAGAGGGAGAAGGAATTCTCTATCAATTAAGAGAGGAAGGTCTTTCTCTGTTAGCAGGAGAACAGTGGGATCAATTTGTAGATGATCTTGACCACTATCTATTTTTACATGACCAAAGTTGACGATAATCGAAACGGGGAGAAATCCTCGTTTTTTTTTATCCAAGTATGCTAGTATAGAAAAGAGTTTTTAGAAGTAGCGGAAAGGGGGATTCAAATGAAGTGGTTTTTTCGCTTATTTTTTACCCTGCTGATCTTGATTGGGTGGCTAGTAATAGGGTATCTTTACGTGGATTATACATTGGAAACACCAAAACATGATAAACCGATCACCATTGAGATTCCTCCCAATTCCTCTATCCAGGAGATCGGAATTATTCTGAAAAAGGAAAACCTCATTCGAGATAATCGCTTTTTCCGTTTGTATACTCGAATCACGGGGCGAGATGAAATTGTGGCAGGGGTTTATGAAATCCAGCCTGATCAAGACCTGCGCTCTATCTTAGAAAAATTAGAAGAAGGCAAACAAGACTTGGTGAAAGTGGCAATTCCAGAAGGAAAAACTGTATATGATATTGCCGAAATCTTGGAACAAGCTGGATATGACAAAAATGCATTTTTAAAAGAAGTAGACCGACAAGAGCCTAAGACCGAAATCGAAAAACAGATTGTGGACAATCCGAAACGTACGTTTAAGTTGGAAGGATACTTGTTTCCGCTTACATATGAGTTCCGTAAAGAGGCAACAGCAGAAGAAATTGTAACGACGATGGTCGAAGAGTTTGAGGAACATTGGAAAAAGATTAATGGTCCGAAGTTAATAGTGGAGCAAAAAAAGTCGCTAGACGATATTGTTACGATTGCTTCTTTGATTGAAAAGGAAGCAAAATCGCCAGAGGATCAACCTCCGATCTCGGGAGTAATCTATAACCGTATTGGGATTAAGATGCAACTTCAGATCGATGCTGCTACCATCTATGCTCATCGATCACAAAATAGAGTACTAGAAGGAAATCCGACATATAAGGATTTGGAGATTAATAGTGCTTACAACTTGTATCTAAAACCAACTAACAAAGAGTATCAACCGAAAATTCAGCCACTACCTCCAGGAGCGATTGCCAATCCGGGAGAAGGAGCTCTTCAAGCCGCACTGCATCCAGAAAAACATAAGTTT is a genomic window containing:
- the mltG gene encoding endolytic transglycosylase MltG, with the protein product MKWFFRLFFTLLILIGWLVIGYLYVDYTLETPKHDKPITIEIPPNSSIQEIGIILKKENLIRDNRFFRLYTRITGRDEIVAGVYEIQPDQDLRSILEKLEEGKQDLVKVAIPEGKTVYDIAEILEQAGYDKNAFLKEVDRQEPKTEIEKQIVDNPKRTFKLEGYLFPLTYEFRKEATAEEIVTTMVEEFEEHWKKINGPKLIVEQKKSLDDIVTIASLIEKEAKSPEDQPPISGVIYNRIGIKMQLQIDAATIYAHRSQNRVLEGNPTYKDLEINSAYNLYLKPTNKEYQPKIQPLPPGAIANPGEGALQAALHPEKHKFIYYIVDKVDPSVHRFFETYDQFLRYKNSK